In Anabaena sphaerica FACHB-251, a genomic segment contains:
- the rimO gene encoding 30S ribosomal protein S12 methylthiotransferase RimO → MGDKPTIAISHLGCEKNRIDTEHMLGLLVEAGYGVDTNEELADYVIVNTCSFIEAAREESVKTLVELAEANKKVVITGCMAQHFQEQLLEELPEAVAVVGTGDYHKIVNVIERVEQGERVKQISAEPTYIADETTPRYRTTTEGVAYLRVAEGCDYRCAFCIIPYLRGNQRSRTIESIVAEAEQLAHQGVKEIILISQITTNYGLDIYGKPRLAELLRALGKVDVPWIRIHYAYPTGLTPDVITAIRETPNVLPYLDLPLQHSHPEILRAMNRPWQGRVNDGIIERIKAALPSAVLRTTFIVGFPGETQEHFEHLLEFTARHEFDHVGVFTFSPEEETPAYNLPNQLPQELMVERRDQLMELQQPISLHKNQQEVGKIVDVLIEQENPESGELIGRSGRFSPEVDGQVYVKGETGLGTIVPVKIHSADAYDLYGEIVIAGNRE, encoded by the coding sequence ATGGGTGACAAGCCAACAATTGCCATTTCTCACCTGGGCTGCGAGAAAAACCGAATAGATACAGAACATATGTTAGGACTGCTGGTAGAAGCAGGATATGGTGTAGACACAAATGAAGAGTTAGCTGATTATGTAATTGTCAATACTTGTAGTTTTATCGAAGCTGCCAGGGAAGAATCGGTAAAAACTTTAGTAGAATTAGCAGAAGCCAATAAAAAAGTCGTTATTACTGGTTGCATGGCTCAACACTTTCAAGAACAATTATTGGAAGAGTTGCCAGAAGCAGTAGCCGTGGTTGGCACTGGTGATTATCACAAAATTGTCAATGTAATTGAGCGAGTAGAACAGGGAGAGCGAGTTAAACAAATTAGCGCCGAACCCACCTACATAGCTGATGAAACCACGCCACGATACCGGACAACAACCGAGGGAGTAGCATACCTGAGAGTTGCTGAAGGATGCGATTATCGTTGTGCATTTTGTATAATTCCTTATTTAAGAGGAAACCAGCGATCGCGTACTATTGAATCAATAGTTGCTGAAGCCGAGCAATTGGCTCATCAAGGGGTAAAAGAAATTATTCTAATTTCCCAAATCACCACAAACTATGGTTTAGATATTTACGGTAAGCCAAGGTTAGCGGAACTACTTCGCGCTTTAGGCAAAGTAGATGTACCGTGGATTAGAATACATTATGCTTATCCTACCGGACTCACCCCAGATGTGATCACGGCTATTAGAGAAACCCCGAATGTTCTGCCTTATTTAGATTTGCCCTTGCAGCATTCTCATCCAGAAATTCTCCGCGCCATGAATCGTCCTTGGCAGGGACGGGTAAATGACGGGATTATTGAGCGCATCAAAGCTGCACTACCATCAGCAGTGTTGCGAACCACATTTATTGTGGGTTTCCCTGGAGAGACACAAGAGCATTTTGAACATTTACTAGAGTTTACTGCGCGACATGAATTTGATCATGTTGGTGTTTTCACCTTCTCGCCGGAAGAGGAAACCCCCGCCTACAATTTGCCCAATCAATTGCCACAAGAATTGATGGTAGAGCGTCGTGATCAACTCATGGAACTCCAACAACCAATTTCTCTCCACAAAAATCAGCAGGAAGTCGGCAAAATAGTTGATGTCCTGATTGAGCAAGAAAATCCCGAAAGTGGAGAATTAATCGGCCGTTCCGGCAGATTTTCCCCAGAAGTCGATGGTCAAGTCTATGTTAAAGGCGAAACGGGGCTAGGAACCATCGTGCCAGTAAAGATCCACAGTGCCGATGCCTACGACCTCTATGGTGAAATTGTCATTGCAGGAAATAGGGAATAG
- the btpA gene encoding photosystem I biogenesis protein BtpA yields the protein MDLYQLFKTHKPIIGVVHLLPLPTSARWGGSLKAVIDRAEQEATALASGGVDGLIVENFFDAPFTKNQVDPAVVSAMTMVVQRIQNLVTLPVGLNVLRNDGKSAMAIASCIKAQFIRVNVLTGVMATDQGLIEGEAHQLLRYRRELGSDVKILADVLVKHARPLSSPNLTVAVKDTIERGLADGVILSGWATGSPPNLEDLELASGAAAGTPVFIGSGASWENVGTLMQAADGVIVSSSLKRHGQISQAIDPIRVSQFVEAAHRSWNSKGETKSSSSVKLHS from the coding sequence GTGGATCTATATCAACTATTCAAAACTCACAAACCGATTATTGGCGTAGTTCATCTGCTACCCCTACCTACCTCAGCCCGTTGGGGAGGTAGCCTGAAAGCGGTAATTGACCGCGCTGAACAAGAAGCTACAGCCCTTGCCAGTGGAGGGGTAGACGGCTTGATTGTGGAAAATTTTTTCGATGCTCCGTTTACTAAAAACCAAGTTGACCCAGCCGTTGTCAGTGCTATGACTATGGTGGTACAACGCATACAGAATTTAGTAACTTTGCCTGTGGGTTTAAATGTTTTAAGGAATGATGGCAAAAGTGCAATGGCGATCGCCAGTTGTATTAAAGCCCAATTTATCCGCGTCAACGTCCTCACCGGGGTAATGGCCACTGACCAAGGATTAATTGAAGGTGAAGCCCATCAATTACTCCGTTATCGACGGGAACTAGGTTCTGATGTGAAAATCCTGGCTGATGTCCTCGTCAAACACGCTCGTCCTTTAAGTTCTCCTAACCTCACAGTTGCTGTTAAAGACACAATAGAAAGAGGATTGGCAGATGGGGTAATTTTATCAGGCTGGGCAACTGGTAGCCCTCCCAACTTAGAAGACCTGGAATTAGCTTCTGGTGCTGCTGCTGGTACACCAGTGTTTATTGGTAGCGGAGCTAGTTGGGAAAATGTTGGTACTTTAATGCAAGCAGCAGATGGTGTGATTGTTTCCAGTTCTTTAAAACGTCACGGTCAAATTTCGCAAGCGATTGATCCAATTCGCGTCAGTCAATTTGTGGAAGCTGCTCACCGAAGTTGGAATTCCAAAGGTGAAACTAAATCAAGCTCCTCTGTAAAGTTACATTCTTAG
- a CDS encoding vitamin K epoxide reductase family protein, which yields MIRRRSTPWIHKWSRPLIGAIAGLGILNTGYLTFEKLTGGSPVCTTPEKVKGCADVLSSPWGTVFGQPLALFGLLAYIGMFVLALAPLALKSGEKDGNKNRKQIENLTWWLLLVGAIAMSVFSAYLMYVLAFKLQALCWYCIASALFALSMLTLTILGRDWEDVGQILFTGVIVVMVTLIGTLGVYSGMNPDGTRGSADGPQQIAAFVPKEKPNPEFGWEITTTSGESEIALAEHLVKAGAKEYVAYWCPHCHDQKLLFGKEAYQIISDNIAVECAPESPKGKPDLCQAAKIQGFPSWIINGKTYSGVQDLEELANMTGYTGSRNFKYFR from the coding sequence ATGATTCGCCGTCGTTCTACTCCTTGGATTCATAAATGGTCGCGTCCCTTAATTGGGGCGATCGCTGGACTTGGTATCCTCAACACAGGTTATCTCACCTTTGAAAAGCTCACAGGAGGTAGTCCTGTTTGTACGACACCAGAAAAAGTTAAAGGTTGTGCTGATGTACTTTCCAGCCCTTGGGGTACGGTTTTTGGCCAGCCTTTAGCTCTGTTTGGCTTGCTGGCATACATTGGTATGTTCGTCTTGGCTTTAGCTCCCTTGGCATTAAAATCAGGGGAAAAAGATGGTAACAAAAATCGCAAACAAATAGAAAATCTGACTTGGTGGTTGCTCTTGGTAGGGGCGATCGCTATGTCAGTATTTAGTGCATATTTAATGTATGTCCTGGCATTTAAACTTCAAGCCCTGTGTTGGTACTGTATTGCTTCGGCATTGTTTGCTTTGAGTATGCTCACCCTCACTATCCTGGGACGCGACTGGGAAGATGTAGGGCAAATCCTCTTTACAGGCGTTATTGTCGTCATGGTGACGCTGATTGGTACTTTAGGAGTTTATTCTGGCATGAATCCCGATGGGACAAGGGGATCTGCGGATGGTCCTCAACAAATTGCAGCCTTTGTTCCCAAGGAAAAGCCTAACCCTGAGTTTGGATGGGAAATCACCACCACTTCTGGAGAGTCAGAAATTGCCTTGGCAGAGCATCTAGTCAAAGCTGGTGCTAAGGAATATGTAGCCTATTGGTGTCCTCATTGCCACGATCAAAAACTGCTATTTGGTAAAGAAGCTTATCAAATCATCAGCGATAATATTGCAGTAGAGTGTGCGCCAGAGAGTCCCAAAGGCAAGCCAGACTTGTGTCAAGCTGCGAAAATTCAAGGTTTCCCCTCTTGGATTATCAATGGTAAAACCTATAGCGGGGTGCAGGACTTGGAGGAATTGGCAAATATGACTGGTTATACAGGTTCTCGCAACTTCAAGTATTTTAGGTGA
- a CDS encoding CHASE2 domain-containing protein: MNQQLSNHLFQVVFEIKQMLRQGRRELTTAGLITICVLLLRSVGLLQSLELAALDQFFRFRPYEAADERITIVEIDENSIRQAGSWPISDEKIAQVLSKLKDYKPRAIGLDIYRDLPVKSGHEKLVDAYNSIPNLIGIELLTTNKENRVLPAPELKQRDQVGFNNVLYDPDGKVRRSLLYMHINNQAYQSFALKLALLYLKSEGITPKKSVSNPEYLQLGKAVFTRFESNNGAYVNADARGYQILSNFPKPRCQTPSFQPCGYDHVSLQDLLDDRVPEPLIRDRLILIGSTAPSLQDFVFIPYSSRLMGISEAKPVAGIQLQAYFINELISAALEGRPLVKVWPDLLESLWIFIWSFIGSIIISRIKQPRNSIFTFLLSGLVLSISVYIAFVFGWWIPIIPAWLTFSSSAISMIFYTPYIQRELKRSQEFLHQVINTISDPIFVKNEQHQWVVLNEAYCRFIGYPYNLLMQKSEYDIFPQYQADVFREQDNQVFQTQQAQENEEEFTDANGNIHLIATKRSLHKDAAGNLFLVGVIRDITQRKQMEEELKRNADDLSRSYYELKIQEVQLRELAYHDPLTGLCNRKFFHEQLEESLTWSQTHNLMLGLLFIDLDGFKKINDTLGHDQGDSLLIIVAQRLNNSLRASDTVSRLGGDEFTVILRAITNEQVAAKVAEKLLSAITEPIILNGHITRVSASIGISIYPSNSKNSETLVKQADTAMYRAKHLGKNRYEFI, encoded by the coding sequence ATGAATCAGCAGTTAAGTAATCATCTTTTTCAAGTTGTATTTGAAATTAAACAAATGCTTCGTCAAGGACGCAGAGAATTGACGACTGCTGGGTTGATTACCATTTGTGTACTGCTTTTGCGATCTGTGGGATTATTACAGTCTTTGGAATTAGCAGCTTTAGATCAATTTTTTCGCTTCCGTCCCTACGAAGCAGCAGATGAACGCATCACTATAGTAGAAATTGATGAAAATTCTATCCGTCAAGCGGGTTCTTGGCCGATTTCTGATGAGAAAATAGCTCAGGTTTTGTCCAAGTTGAAAGACTATAAACCCCGTGCAATTGGCTTAGATATCTATAGAGATTTGCCTGTAAAGTCTGGTCATGAAAAACTGGTGGATGCTTATAATTCCATCCCAAATCTCATCGGAATTGAACTCCTGACAACTAACAAAGAGAATAGGGTTTTACCTGCACCAGAGTTAAAACAGCGCGACCAAGTGGGTTTTAACAATGTGCTGTATGATCCTGATGGTAAAGTCCGCCGCAGCTTGTTATATATGCACATTAATAACCAAGCATATCAAAGTTTTGCTTTGAAGCTGGCGTTATTATATCTGAAGTCGGAGGGCATTACACCCAAAAAATCTGTTAGCAATCCTGAATATTTACAGTTAGGTAAGGCTGTGTTTACTCGGTTTGAAAGTAACAATGGTGCTTATGTAAATGCTGATGCTAGAGGCTACCAAATTTTATCTAATTTTCCTAAACCCCGTTGTCAAACTCCATCTTTCCAACCTTGTGGTTATGATCATGTATCTTTGCAAGATTTATTAGATGATAGAGTTCCTGAACCATTGATTCGCGATCGCCTTATACTAATCGGTTCTACTGCACCTAGTCTTCAGGATTTTGTATTTATTCCCTATTCTAGTCGTTTGATGGGTATAAGTGAGGCAAAACCTGTAGCTGGTATCCAATTGCAAGCTTATTTTATCAATGAATTAATTTCGGCTGCTCTTGAAGGACGACCATTAGTCAAAGTTTGGCCTGATTTGCTAGAAAGTTTGTGGATTTTTATTTGGTCTTTCATCGGCTCAATAATCATATCCCGAATTAAACAACCAAGAAATAGTATATTCACATTTTTACTATCCGGTTTGGTGTTGAGCATAAGTGTTTATATTGCCTTTGTATTTGGGTGGTGGATACCCATCATTCCCGCATGGCTGACTTTTTCCAGTTCAGCTATTTCCATGATTTTTTACACTCCTTATATACAGCGAGAGTTGAAACGTTCTCAGGAGTTTTTACATCAAGTTATCAATACTATCTCTGATCCAATTTTTGTAAAAAATGAACAACATCAGTGGGTTGTTTTAAATGAAGCCTATTGTCGATTTATTGGTTATCCCTATAATTTATTGATGCAAAAATCAGAATATGACATTTTTCCACAATATCAAGCCGATGTATTTAGGGAACAAGATAATCAGGTTTTTCAGACTCAACAAGCCCAGGAAAATGAAGAAGAATTTACTGATGCTAATGGGAATATTCATTTGATAGCTACTAAGCGATCGCTCCACAAAGACGCTGCCGGTAATTTATTTTTAGTTGGTGTGATTAGAGATATCACACAACGCAAACAAATGGAGGAAGAACTCAAGCGTAATGCTGATGATTTATCTCGCTCCTATTACGAATTAAAAATCCAAGAAGTCCAGCTGCGCGAACTAGCATACCATGACCCTCTCACTGGTTTATGCAATCGTAAATTTTTCCATGAACAACTTGAAGAATCTCTCACTTGGTCGCAAACGCATAATCTTATGTTGGGATTATTATTTATTGACTTGGATGGCTTTAAAAAAATCAATGATACTTTAGGCCATGACCAGGGCGATAGCTTGCTGATCATTGTTGCTCAACGGCTGAATAATTCCTTACGGGCTAGTGATACAGTTTCTCGTTTAGGTGGTGATGAATTTACTGTAATTTTACGGGCTATTACTAATGAGCAAGTAGCTGCAAAGGTGGCCGAAAAACTTTTAAGTGCCATAACTGAGCCAATTATTTTGAATGGCCATATCACTAGAGTTTCTGCCAGTATTGGTATTAGTATTTACCCAAGCAACAGCAAAAACAGTGAAACATTGGTTAAACAAGCTGACACAGCAATGTACCGAGCCAAGCATTTGGGAAAAAATCGCTATGAGTTTATCTAA
- the nadB gene encoding L-aspartate oxidase, with amino-acid sequence MSQIDIPNQFDVLVVGAGAAGLYTALCLPESLRVGLITKETVTLSASDWAQGGIAAAVAPEDSPQLHIEDTLKAGAGLCDLKAVEFLAEQAPSCIQSLVNLGVAFDRHGNTLALTLEAAHSRHRVLHAADTTGREVTTTLTAQVLRRQNIQVIQQALALSLWIEPETGRCQGISLFYQGKVTWVKAGAVVLATGGGGQVFAQTTNPAVSTGDGVAIAWRAGAVLRDLEFVQFHPTALTKPGRFLISEAVRGEGAHLVDNEGRRFAFDYDPAGELAPRDVVSRAIFSHLQRTADDIATANVWLDMRPIPADKIRQRFPNIIQVCQHWGIDVCNQPIPVAPAAHYWMGGILTNLQNRTNIPGLYAVGETASTGVHGANRLASNSLLECIVFGAQMADLADLENEMWRQSQTTESESFPNPLSCILSFHDWENQQVQLEAIREKLPRLVWQSAGICREQSSLENAIATIESWQQDFATLPLSQFLQSLRPTVAASFNLPDIDQQLRLWAETRNLLDVAYLILKSAAFRKESRGGHYRLDYPQPDPDWQVHTIVQNHSWWKSI; translated from the coding sequence TTGTCTCAGATAGATATTCCTAACCAATTTGATGTATTAGTAGTCGGCGCTGGCGCTGCTGGACTATACACAGCATTGTGTCTACCAGAAAGCTTACGCGTAGGCTTAATTACTAAAGAAACTGTGACTTTATCCGCCAGTGATTGGGCGCAAGGTGGTATTGCCGCAGCTGTAGCCCCAGAAGATTCACCCCAACTGCATATTGAAGACACTTTAAAAGCCGGGGCGGGTTTATGTGATCTCAAAGCCGTAGAATTTTTGGCTGAACAAGCCCCTAGCTGTATTCAATCCTTAGTTAACTTAGGGGTAGCCTTTGACCGTCATGGTAACACCCTAGCTTTAACTTTGGAAGCTGCCCATTCTCGTCATCGCGTTCTTCACGCCGCAGATACCACAGGTAGGGAAGTAACCACCACTCTCACAGCCCAAGTATTGCGTCGTCAAAATATCCAAGTTATTCAGCAAGCTTTGGCTTTGTCCTTATGGATAGAACCAGAAACCGGTCGCTGTCAGGGAATCAGCCTGTTTTATCAAGGCAAAGTTACATGGGTAAAGGCTGGCGCTGTAGTTTTGGCAACCGGTGGCGGTGGTCAAGTATTTGCCCAAACTACTAACCCTGCTGTGAGTACAGGTGATGGGGTGGCTATAGCTTGGCGGGCTGGGGCTGTTCTCCGGGATTTAGAATTTGTCCAATTTCATCCTACAGCCCTGACAAAACCAGGGCGCTTTCTCATCAGCGAAGCGGTACGCGGTGAAGGGGCGCATCTTGTCGATAACGAAGGGCGGCGTTTTGCTTTTGACTACGATCCAGCAGGTGAACTTGCACCGCGAGATGTGGTGAGTAGAGCTATTTTCAGTCATCTACAACGTACAGCAGATGATATTGCTACTGCCAATGTCTGGTTAGATATGCGCCCCATCCCTGCTGATAAAATTCGTCAACGGTTTCCCAACATTATTCAAGTTTGTCAGCATTGGGGTATTGATGTTTGTAATCAACCGATTCCTGTAGCCCCTGCTGCTCATTATTGGATGGGTGGTATTCTCACCAATTTGCAGAATCGTACCAATATTCCCGGTTTGTATGCTGTAGGAGAAACTGCTAGTACGGGAGTACATGGTGCTAATCGTCTAGCTAGTAATTCTCTGTTGGAATGTATCGTCTTTGGGGCGCAAATGGCAGATTTAGCCGATTTAGAGAATGAAATGTGGCGGCAGTCTCAAACTACAGAATCAGAATCTTTTCCAAATCCTTTATCTTGTATCTTGTCTTTTCATGATTGGGAAAATCAACAAGTACAATTAGAAGCTATCAGGGAAAAGTTACCTCGTTTAGTCTGGCAAAGTGCTGGTATTTGTCGAGAACAATCAAGTTTGGAAAATGCGATCGCTACAATTGAATCTTGGCAACAGGATTTCGCTACTTTACCTTTGAGTCAATTCTTGCAAAGTTTACGTCCCACAGTAGCAGCCAGTTTCAATCTACCAGATATTGATCAGCAATTGCGGCTTTGGGCAGAAACTCGTAATTTATTAGATGTAGCTTATTTAATTCTCAAAAGTGCTGCTTTTAGAAAGGAAAGCAGGGGTGGACACTACCGTCTAGATTATCCTCAACCAGACCCTGATTGGCAAGTCCACACAATTGTCCAAAATCATAGTTGGTGGAAATCTATCTGA
- the psbU gene encoding photosystem II complex extrinsic protein PsbU, producing MKGLVRLLTVFSLLLGCWGWLATNQTAQAASFNSFSWPQVPVMAISRQNRADQKLATEFGKKIDLNNTNIAAFQQYPGLYPTLAKKIIQNAPYKSVEDVLDLPGLSDRQKQTLQANLDNFAVTEYEPNFNEGDDRINNGIYR from the coding sequence GTGAAAGGATTAGTACGTTTATTAACAGTATTTAGTTTGTTGCTCGGCTGCTGGGGATGGTTAGCAACTAATCAAACAGCCCAAGCTGCTAGTTTCAACAGCTTTAGTTGGCCACAAGTTCCTGTTATGGCCATTTCACGCCAAAATAGGGCAGATCAGAAGCTGGCAACAGAATTTGGTAAAAAAATTGATTTGAATAATACCAACATTGCCGCTTTTCAACAGTATCCAGGGCTTTATCCCACCTTGGCTAAGAAAATCATCCAAAATGCTCCTTACAAGAGTGTAGAGGATGTATTGGATCTGCCAGGATTGAGTGATCGTCAAAAACAAACCTTACAAGCCAACTTAGATAACTTCGCAGTCACAGAATACGAGCCTAACTTCAACGAAGGAGACGATCGCATTAACAACGGTATCTACAGATAG
- a CDS encoding DUF3120 domain-containing protein, which translates to MINNTLSSYTTANSSIETDLHTADTKHRGMQELESTLSLLPSLPTAISWRQTWLVFVAAVFLVSVPVFIEAPLVRSLPSLSLVITGFWIWLSLTLMSRTQTYLWGDLLLGFSWSWLTGAIYWGWLRWEPLWHLPIESIGLPFAIWCLCKNWGKVGNWFYLGSLFGTVLTDIYFYLVDLMPYWRQIMRTDAQGASQILKNALAQVQTPWGEAWAIILALALLTVGLVSLGKKQLHWYAFSGAVLSTILVDSLFLLAAVLA; encoded by the coding sequence TTGATTAATAATACGTTGTCCTCCTACACTACTGCCAACTCCTCTATTGAGACTGATTTGCATACCGCTGACACCAAGCACAGAGGTATGCAAGAATTAGAGTCTACCCTTTCCTTATTGCCCTCACTGCCTACTGCAATCTCTTGGAGGCAAACTTGGTTAGTGTTTGTGGCAGCAGTATTTTTGGTATCAGTACCAGTATTTATAGAAGCACCGCTAGTGCGATCGCTACCCAGTCTCAGTTTAGTAATCACAGGATTTTGGATTTGGCTGAGTTTGACATTAATGTCACGGACCCAAACCTATCTTTGGGGAGATTTACTCTTAGGATTTAGCTGGAGTTGGTTAACAGGGGCGATTTACTGGGGTTGGTTACGTTGGGAACCCTTGTGGCACTTACCCATAGAATCAATCGGCCTACCCTTCGCTATTTGGTGTCTGTGTAAAAATTGGGGCAAAGTCGGTAACTGGTTTTATCTAGGTTCTCTATTCGGCACAGTTTTAACAGATATATACTTCTACCTAGTAGACTTAATGCCCTATTGGCGGCAAATTATGAGAACAGATGCCCAGGGAGCGTCACAAATCTTAAAAAATGCCCTAGCACAAGTGCAAACTCCTTGGGGAGAAGCTTGGGCAATCATTCTGGCCTTAGCACTATTGACAGTTGGGCTAGTATCTTTAGGTAAAAAGCAACTGCATTGGTACGCCTTTAGTGGAGCAGTTTTGAGTACAATTTTAGTGGACAGTCTGTTTTTACTAGCTGCGGTTCTTGCCTAA
- a CDS encoding undecaprenyl-diphosphate phosphatase, with the protein METMLEASSICVLSSQLLAVAENTENLTPEWLQAFILGIVQGITEFLPISSTAHLLIVTKIFAWKELGDKDFVDAIQFGSVIAILLYFWSLISSIVKGAITALKDKDWEREEWKIFVGIAVGTMPALIFGFLLKDVLPESALIIAIMSVIMAILLGLAEKFGTRKRGFDSLQIRDGILVGLGQTLALIPGVSRSGSTLTTALFLGLERDTAAKFSFLLGFPTLTIATLYKSLKIFKLFEQQQLPDNIVLLLVIGIVSTFIFSYLSIAFLIRYLQTKNTFVFVWYRLAFGSAILLAIATGWQG; encoded by the coding sequence ATGGAGACAATGTTAGAAGCAAGTAGTATATGTGTACTATCCTCGCAACTGCTGGCCGTGGCAGAAAACACGGAAAATTTAACCCCGGAATGGTTGCAGGCATTTATTTTGGGTATAGTACAAGGTATTACAGAGTTTTTACCGATTAGCAGTACAGCACATCTTTTAATTGTCACCAAGATATTTGCTTGGAAAGAACTAGGTGATAAAGATTTTGTTGATGCCATTCAATTTGGTAGTGTTATAGCAATATTGCTGTATTTTTGGTCACTAATTTCTAGTATTGTTAAAGGTGCAATTACTGCACTCAAGGATAAAGATTGGGAACGGGAAGAATGGAAAATTTTTGTGGGTATTGCTGTAGGCACAATGCCTGCATTAATTTTTGGCTTTCTGTTGAAAGACGTTTTACCTGAAAGTGCATTAATTATCGCTATAATGTCAGTTATCATGGCTATTTTATTAGGTTTAGCAGAAAAATTTGGCACTCGCAAGCGTGGTTTCGATTCCTTGCAAATTCGGGATGGTATTTTGGTAGGATTAGGACAAACTCTAGCTTTGATTCCTGGGGTTTCTCGTTCTGGTTCAACCCTAACGACTGCCTTATTTTTAGGATTAGAACGTGATACAGCAGCGAAGTTTTCATTTTTGTTAGGTTTTCCGACTCTGACAATAGCAACCCTCTATAAAAGCCTGAAAATATTTAAGCTGTTTGAGCAACAACAATTACCCGATAACATAGTTTTACTATTAGTTATAGGGATTGTTTCCACCTTTATTTTTTCCTACCTATCAATTGCATTTCTGATTCGGTACTTACAAACCAAAAATACCTTTGTTTTTGTTTGGTATAGATTGGCTTTTGGTAGTGCCATTTTATTAGCGATCGCAACAGGTTGGCAGGGATAA
- a CDS encoding TIGR03279 family radical SAM protein, with amino-acid sequence MSTIHPAKITKVLPESIAAEIGFEVGDAIVAINGTKPRDLIDYQFLCADEILELEVLDAAGKTHHIEIEKDYDEDLGLEFATALFDNLIQCNNRCPFCFIDQQPPGKRSSLYFKDDDYRLSFLYGSYLTLTNLPEREWQRIEQMRLSPLYVSVHATEPEVRIRLLKNHRAAQILEQLKWFQERRLQIHAQVVVCPGINDGEHLEQTLRDLTFFHTGEIPAVASVAVVPVGLTRFRPQEDELVPVTREKAKEVISQVKLLSQEFRHKYGSSVAWLADEWFLIAGEELPSEAEYEEYPQIDNGVGSIRLFIKQFTSVANKLLPPKISLQKNLTWVVGNAVENAFQPLVKQLNAVEGLEVKMRALCSDYWGQNISVTGLLTGHDLLFHLKGQDLGDGILLPSVMLKHGELIFLDDMSVEEVSRELNTKIFPVTGVEDLINTCIC; translated from the coding sequence ATGTCTACCATTCATCCTGCTAAAATTACCAAGGTGCTTCCTGAATCCATTGCTGCTGAAATTGGCTTTGAAGTTGGCGATGCGATTGTTGCTATTAATGGGACAAAACCCCGTGATTTAATTGATTATCAATTTTTGTGTGCAGATGAAATTTTAGAACTAGAAGTATTAGATGCGGCTGGGAAAACTCATCATATTGAAATTGAAAAAGATTATGATGAAGACTTAGGGCTAGAATTTGCTACCGCATTATTTGATAATTTAATTCAATGTAATAACCGTTGTCCATTTTGCTTTATTGATCAACAACCACCAGGTAAACGTTCTAGCTTGTATTTCAAAGATGATGATTACCGTTTGAGTTTCTTATATGGTTCTTATTTAACTTTAACTAATTTACCAGAAAGAGAATGGCAACGCATTGAACAAATGCGGTTATCTCCCTTGTATGTTTCTGTTCATGCGACAGAACCAGAAGTGAGAATTAGACTATTAAAAAATCATCGTGCAGCGCAGATTTTAGAACAACTCAAATGGTTTCAAGAAAGACGCTTACAAATTCATGCTCAAGTAGTAGTTTGTCCAGGGATAAATGATGGTGAACATCTAGAACAAACACTGAGAGATTTGACATTTTTTCATACAGGAGAAATCCCAGCAGTAGCATCAGTAGCAGTTGTTCCCGTTGGGTTAACGCGATTTCGTCCCCAAGAAGATGAACTCGTACCTGTGACGCGAGAAAAAGCGAAAGAAGTAATATCTCAAGTGAAATTACTATCTCAAGAATTTCGGCATAAATACGGTTCTAGTGTGGCTTGGTTAGCCGATGAATGGTTTTTAATTGCTGGTGAAGAATTACCTAGTGAAGCTGAATATGAAGAATATCCGCAAATAGATAATGGTGTTGGTTCAATACGTTTGTTTATTAAGCAATTTACCAGTGTTGCTAATAAACTACTACCACCAAAAATCTCTCTCCAGAAAAATTTAACTTGGGTTGTGGGTAACGCAGTGGAAAACGCATTTCAACCACTTGTTAAACAGTTAAATGCTGTGGAAGGTTTAGAAGTGAAAATGCGTGCCTTATGTAGTGATTATTGGGGGCAAAATATCAGTGTTACGGGATTATTAACCGGACATGATTTACTTTTCCACTTAAAAGGGCAAGATTTAGGAGACGGTATTTTATTGCCTAGTGTCATGCTCAAACATGGGGAGTTGATATTTTTAGATGATATGAGTGTTGAGGAAGTATCGAGGGAATTAAATACAAAAATATTCCCAGTGACAGGAGTTGAGGATTTAATCAATACTTGTATTTGTTAG